In the genome of Nocardioides seonyuensis, one region contains:
- the urtC gene encoding urea ABC transporter permease subunit UrtC, which produces MSTRRAEPRPSLRRLQPYLPLVGIAVLAFLLLVVAPAALSPFRLGNLGKYCAWAIAAVGIGLAWGRGGMLVMGQGVFFGLGGYAMAMHLKLEAAMVTGGPDAVPDFMVLYGDGSMPGWWEPFRSPAFTLVAIVALPALVASVLGYAIFKRKVKGAYFAILSQALAVAFATLLIATIKQTGGFNGLNNFTSFFGYNLYDPVNKQFIYTIVAGLLIACLVVVWQLYRSRFGELLVATRDAEERVRFLGYDPANVKLVAFVVAAVMASIGGALFVPIAGIISPSDVDATASIWLIAGVALGGRASLLGPALGALAVGYGQSTLSETFPNQWSYFQGALFILVILLIPGGLTSLVPKVGGRQRRSAAAVGVKEVQPA; this is translated from the coding sequence ATGAGCACGCGTCGAGCGGAGCCCCGTCCCAGCCTCCGACGGCTGCAGCCCTACCTCCCCCTGGTCGGGATAGCCGTCCTGGCCTTCCTGCTGCTCGTGGTCGCCCCGGCCGCACTGAGTCCCTTCCGGCTCGGCAACCTCGGGAAGTACTGCGCCTGGGCCATTGCCGCTGTCGGCATCGGACTGGCCTGGGGACGCGGCGGGATGCTGGTGATGGGGCAGGGCGTCTTCTTCGGACTGGGTGGCTACGCCATGGCCATGCACCTCAAGCTGGAGGCGGCGATGGTCACCGGCGGCCCGGACGCCGTGCCCGACTTCATGGTCCTGTACGGCGACGGCTCGATGCCCGGGTGGTGGGAGCCGTTCCGCAGCCCCGCCTTCACCCTCGTCGCGATCGTGGCCCTTCCCGCGCTGGTCGCCTCGGTCCTCGGCTACGCGATCTTCAAGCGGAAGGTGAAGGGTGCCTACTTCGCGATCCTCAGCCAGGCCCTCGCCGTCGCCTTCGCGACGCTGCTGATCGCCACCATCAAGCAGACGGGCGGCTTCAACGGCCTGAACAACTTCACCTCGTTCTTCGGGTACAACCTCTACGACCCCGTGAACAAGCAGTTCATCTACACGATCGTGGCCGGGTTGCTGATCGCCTGCCTCGTGGTCGTCTGGCAGCTCTACCGCAGCCGCTTCGGTGAGCTGCTGGTCGCCACGCGGGACGCCGAGGAACGGGTGCGGTTCCTCGGCTACGACCCGGCCAACGTCAAGCTGGTCGCCTTCGTCGTCGCGGCGGTGATGGCCAGCATCGGCGGGGCGCTGTTCGTGCCCATCGCCGGGATCATCTCCCCCTCCGACGTCGACGCGACCGCCTCGATCTGGCTGATTGCGGGGGTGGCCCTGGGCGGTCGCGCCTCGCTCCTGGGACCGGCGCTCGGGGCGCTGGCCGTGGGCTACGGCCAGTCGACGCTCTCGGAGACCTTCCCGAACCAGTGGAGCTACTTCCAGGGCGCGCTCTTCATCCTGGTCATCCTGCTCATCCCGGGAGGGCTGACCTCGTTGGTCCCGAAGGTGGGTGGCCGGCAGCGCCGGTCCGCGGCGGCGGTCGGAGTGAAGGAGGTGCAGCCCGCATGA
- a CDS encoding ATP-binding cassette domain-containing protein — translation MLELRNVTAGYSRAAVLHDVSITVPPGQAVAVTGHNGAGKTTLLRAAVGLLPLKRGQVLLDGEDVSRLAPNRRVRRGVGYVPQGQLCFGQMTTLENLQLVDTSISAIEEVLETFPALRAVLGRRAGLLSGGQRQQLSMARTLLTRPRMLILDEPTEGIQPNVVAEIERVITELTRRGDLSVLLVEQHVGFALRTTDRYYVLESGRVTASGDGGDRAIDAVRDAMAV, via the coding sequence ATGCTCGAGCTCCGCAACGTCACGGCCGGCTACTCCCGCGCGGCCGTGCTCCACGACGTGTCGATCACGGTGCCCCCGGGCCAGGCCGTCGCCGTCACCGGGCACAACGGCGCGGGCAAGACCACGCTCCTGCGTGCCGCGGTCGGGCTGCTGCCCCTCAAGCGGGGCCAGGTGCTCCTCGACGGCGAGGACGTCAGCAGGCTCGCGCCCAACCGGCGGGTGCGGCGCGGCGTCGGCTACGTGCCACAGGGACAGCTCTGCTTCGGCCAGATGACGACCCTGGAGAACCTCCAGCTCGTCGACACGTCCATCTCAGCCATCGAGGAGGTCCTCGAGACCTTCCCCGCCCTGCGTGCGGTCCTGGGTCGACGGGCCGGCCTGCTCTCCGGCGGTCAGCGCCAGCAGCTCTCCATGGCGCGCACCCTCCTCACCCGACCCCGGATGCTGATCCTCGACGAGCCGACCGAGGGTATCCAGCCCAACGTCGTGGCAGAGATCGAGCGAGTGATCACCGAGCTGACCCGACGCGGTGACCTGTCCGTGCTGCTCGTCGAGCAGCACGTCGGGTTCGCGCTGCGGACCACAGACCGGTACTACGTCCTGGAGTCCGGTCGCGTGACGGCCAGCGGCGACGGCGGCGACCGCGCGATCGACGCCGTCCGCGACGCGATGGCCGTCTGA
- a CDS encoding urease subunit alpha — protein sequence MVEISRVEYAALYGPTAGDQVRLGDTDLWIEVEQDLTFGGEEAVFGGGKSIRESMAQSSVSRADGALDTVITNALVLDHWGIVKADVGLRDGRIVALGRSGNPDIADGVHPGLVIGPSTDVISGEGKILTAGGIDVHVHLLSRSQVHEALATGITTIGGGGTGPSEGSKATTVTPGAWHLRAVHRALDPLPVNVLLMGKGNTVSAAGLAEQALAGAAAYKVHEDWGSTPAAIDAALRAADEFGLQVALHSDSLNEAGYLESTLRAIGGRSIHAFHAEGAGGGHAPDIVRVAGEPHVIPGSTNPTLPHTVNTVAEHLDMLMVCHHLNPRVPEDLAFAESRIRATTIAAEDVLHDIGAMSITSSDAQAMGRIGEVVVRTWQVAHVMKAQRGRLGDGPADNERARRYVAKYTINPAIAHGIDHEVGSVEPGKLADLVLWDPRFFGIRPAVVVKGGALVYAALGDPNASIPTPQPVLMRPTLVEDDGADHAVTFVAPAALDAGLAGELGLRRRLAGVRPTRDVGKAQMVNNDALPVIVVDPETFAIDVDGERIVPSPATELPLTQLYSMF from the coding sequence GTGGTTGAGATCTCGCGTGTCGAGTACGCCGCCCTCTACGGGCCCACCGCTGGCGACCAGGTCCGCCTCGGTGACACGGATCTGTGGATCGAGGTGGAGCAGGACCTCACCTTCGGCGGCGAGGAAGCGGTGTTCGGGGGCGGCAAGTCGATCCGCGAGTCGATGGCCCAGTCGTCGGTCTCGCGGGCGGACGGCGCCCTGGACACGGTCATCACCAACGCCCTGGTCCTGGACCACTGGGGCATCGTCAAGGCGGACGTCGGCCTGCGTGATGGTCGGATCGTGGCCCTGGGTCGAAGCGGCAACCCGGACATCGCCGACGGTGTGCACCCCGGACTGGTCATCGGGCCCTCGACCGACGTCATCTCGGGGGAGGGCAAGATCCTCACCGCCGGCGGGATCGACGTCCACGTCCACCTGCTGTCCCGCTCACAGGTGCATGAAGCCCTGGCCACCGGGATCACCACCATCGGCGGCGGAGGCACCGGACCGTCGGAAGGGTCGAAGGCGACCACGGTGACCCCAGGGGCCTGGCACCTGCGCGCCGTGCACCGGGCGCTGGACCCGCTGCCGGTCAACGTGCTGCTCATGGGCAAGGGCAACACCGTCTCGGCAGCCGGCCTGGCCGAGCAGGCCCTGGCCGGCGCAGCGGCGTACAAGGTGCACGAGGACTGGGGCTCGACCCCTGCCGCGATCGACGCCGCGCTGCGTGCCGCCGACGAGTTCGGCTTGCAGGTCGCCCTGCACTCCGACAGCCTCAACGAGGCGGGCTACCTCGAGTCGACGCTGCGCGCGATCGGCGGCCGCTCGATCCACGCCTTCCATGCCGAGGGCGCCGGGGGCGGACACGCTCCCGACATCGTGCGCGTCGCCGGCGAGCCGCACGTGATTCCCGGCTCGACCAACCCGACGCTCCCGCACACCGTGAACACGGTGGCCGAGCACCTCGACATGCTGATGGTCTGCCACCACCTCAACCCGCGGGTGCCGGAGGACCTCGCCTTCGCAGAGTCCCGGATCCGCGCGACCACGATCGCCGCCGAGGACGTGCTGCACGACATCGGGGCCATGTCGATCACGTCCTCGGACGCACAGGCGATGGGTCGGATCGGCGAGGTGGTCGTCAGGACCTGGCAGGTGGCCCACGTGATGAAGGCCCAGCGAGGTCGGCTCGGTGACGGTCCGGCGGACAACGAGCGCGCCCGGCGGTACGTCGCCAAGTACACGATCAACCCGGCGATCGCACACGGCATCGACCACGAGGTCGGCTCGGTGGAGCCCGGGAAGCTCGCCGACCTGGTCCTGTGGGACCCGCGCTTCTTCGGGATCCGCCCCGCGGTCGTGGTCAAGGGGGGCGCCTTGGTGTACGCCGCGCTCGGCGACCCCAACGCCTCGATCCCCACCCCGCAGCCTGTGCTCATGAGGCCGACCCTGGTCGAGGACGACGGTGCCGACCACGCGGTCACCTTCGTGGCGCCTGCGGCCCTCGACGCGGGCCTGGCCGGTGAGCTCGGGCTGCGTCGTCGCCTCGCCGGGGTGCGCCCGACGCGCGACGTCGGCAAGGCGCAGATGGTCAACAACGACGCGCTTCCGGTGATCGTCGTCGACCCCGAGACCTTCGCCATCGACGTCGACGGAGAGCGGATCGTGCCGTCACCGGCGACCGAGCTCCCGCTGACCCAGCTCTACTCGATGTTCTGA
- the urtB gene encoding urea ABC transporter permease subunit UrtB gives MESFTTPLLTGASTGAILLVAALGLALTFGQMGVINMAHGEFLMAGAYSAYLTQQVVADTTLSLLLAIPVAFAVAGLLGLVLEAGVIRWMYHRPLDTLLVTVGVSLVLQQLAKDLFGAQGDSVFTPGWLDGHLTVLGYNWPYVRMFTIVVALASLAALAALLKFTSLGRRIRATVQNRELAETMGVATRSVDRLTFFVGSGLAGLGGVAVALSGGTNPGLGTTYIIPAFLVVVAGGLGQLRGTVIAAFVVGIVIAYLTRWFDASMAQVIIFALVVVFLQLRPQGLFTVQTRGLA, from the coding sequence ATGGAGTCCTTCACCACACCGCTGCTCACCGGCGCCTCGACCGGCGCGATCCTGCTGGTCGCCGCCCTCGGGCTCGCGCTCACCTTCGGCCAGATGGGCGTCATCAACATGGCCCACGGAGAGTTCTTGATGGCTGGCGCCTATTCCGCCTACCTCACCCAGCAGGTCGTCGCCGACACCACCTTGTCCCTGCTCCTGGCCATCCCGGTCGCCTTCGCCGTCGCCGGCCTGCTCGGCCTGGTGCTCGAAGCAGGGGTGATCCGCTGGATGTACCACCGACCGCTGGACACCCTGCTGGTCACGGTCGGGGTCAGCCTGGTCCTGCAGCAGCTCGCGAAGGACCTCTTCGGCGCCCAGGGCGACTCCGTGTTCACGCCCGGGTGGCTGGACGGCCACCTCACCGTCCTCGGCTACAACTGGCCCTACGTCCGGATGTTCACGATCGTGGTCGCGCTTGCCAGCCTCGCGGCGCTGGCCGCACTGCTGAAGTTCACCTCCCTCGGACGGCGGATCAGGGCGACGGTGCAGAACCGCGAGCTTGCCGAGACGATGGGCGTGGCGACGCGCAGCGTCGACCGGCTCACCTTCTTCGTCGGCTCGGGGCTGGCCGGCCTCGGGGGCGTCGCGGTCGCGCTCAGCGGGGGAACCAACCCCGGTCTGGGGACGACGTACATCATCCCGGCGTTCCTCGTGGTCGTCGCGGGTGGGCTCGGGCAGCTTCGCGGCACCGTCATCGCCGCGTTCGTGGTCGGCATCGTGATCGCCTACCTGACGCGCTGGTTCGACGCGAGCATGGCCCAGGTGATCATCTTCGCGCTGGTGGTCGTCTTCCTCCAGCTGCGACCCCAGGGGCTCTTCACCGTCCAGACGCGGGGGCTGGCATGA
- a CDS encoding serine/threonine-protein kinase: MERLARDFRLGDRYVLQERIGAGGMADVWSATDDVLQRAVAVKVMRADADNEEMFAKRFRDEALHSAALMHPNITTVFDYGEDEALTYLVMELVDGPSLSGLLRETGAMEPDVVRSIIGQAALGLGVAHEARVVHRDVKPANILVRPDGVVKVTDFGIARALDASGHTRMGEMLGTPNYISPEQAMGRPATGASDLYALGVVAHEMLTGSRPFDRGTPIATAMSHVNEPPPPLPGTVPEELRVVVEALLEKDPADRPENARAVALMVGVETTELNGLAEGLATLVDGNYDDTPTPAREISTMAADMERLLD, encoded by the coding sequence GTGGAGAGACTCGCTCGAGACTTCCGCCTCGGTGATCGCTACGTGCTCCAGGAGCGCATCGGCGCCGGCGGCATGGCCGACGTCTGGTCGGCCACCGACGACGTCCTCCAACGGGCTGTGGCAGTCAAGGTCATGCGTGCCGACGCTGACAACGAGGAGATGTTCGCCAAGCGCTTCCGCGACGAGGCCCTCCACTCCGCAGCCCTGATGCACCCGAACATCACCACGGTCTTCGACTACGGCGAGGACGAGGCCCTCACCTACCTGGTCATGGAGCTCGTGGACGGACCGTCGCTCTCCGGACTGCTGCGCGAGACCGGGGCGATGGAGCCCGACGTCGTGCGCTCGATCATCGGCCAGGCTGCTCTGGGCCTGGGCGTGGCACACGAGGCGCGCGTGGTGCACCGCGACGTGAAGCCCGCCAACATCCTCGTGCGGCCCGACGGCGTCGTGAAGGTGACCGACTTCGGCATCGCCAGGGCCCTCGACGCGAGCGGCCACACCCGCATGGGCGAGATGCTGGGCACCCCCAACTACATCAGCCCCGAGCAGGCGATGGGCAGGCCCGCCACGGGCGCCAGCGACCTCTACGCGCTCGGTGTGGTCGCCCACGAGATGTTGACGGGGAGTCGTCCGTTCGACCGCGGCACCCCCATCGCCACCGCGATGAGCCACGTCAACGAGCCGCCACCGCCGCTGCCCGGCACCGTCCCCGAGGAGCTCCGCGTGGTCGTGGAGGCCCTGCTCGAGAAGGACCCGGCCGACCGGCCCGAGAACGCCCGCGCCGTCGCGCTCATGGTCGGCGTCGAGACCACCGAGCTCAACGGGCTCGCCGAGGGGCTGGCGACCCTCGTCGACGGCAACTACGACGACACTCCGACTCCGGCCAGGGAGATCTCGACGATGGCCGCAGACATGGAGCGGTTGCTCGACTGA
- the ureB gene encoding urease subunit beta — protein sequence MAHLPSGPGEIRCRPGTVLLNADRDPEERLTLVITNTGDRPVQIGSHIHLPDVNPALSFDRDAAAGHRLDIPSGTSRRFEPGASREVEAVALRGLRAVPGIQVRSGDGGDGG from the coding sequence GTGGCCCACCTGCCAAGCGGACCGGGTGAGATCCGCTGCCGTCCCGGCACGGTGCTCCTCAATGCCGACCGGGACCCGGAGGAACGGCTGACGCTGGTGATCACGAACACCGGTGACCGGCCGGTCCAGATCGGCTCGCACATCCACCTGCCCGACGTGAACCCGGCGCTCTCCTTCGACAGGGACGCAGCGGCCGGCCACCGGCTCGACATCCCCTCCGGCACGAGCCGCCGTTTCGAACCGGGTGCCTCCCGGGAGGTCGAGGCAGTCGCCCTGCGCGGCCTGCGGGCCGTTCCGGGGATCCAGGTGCGTTCCGGGGACGGGGGCGACGGTGGTTGA
- the urtD gene encoding urea ABC transporter ATP-binding protein UrtD, whose translation MSAPDELGQDYLEVRDLTVDFEGFKAVDGVDLTLLQGRLHFLIGPNGAGKTTLVDALTGLVPATGLARYRNRDLLTMKPHQIVRSGIGRTFQTATVFEHLSVLQNLDIAGGVHRKAWRLPLARRGTPDYVQHALETIGLTDLRDRPAGVLAHGQKQWLEIGMLLVQDAKVMFLDETVAGMSHEERDATGELLQRIGSERTTVVIEHDMDFVRSFADVVTVMHAGKVLAEGSLAEIQSDARVQEVYLGRAATAVADTVEATYIEEGV comes from the coding sequence ATGAGCGCACCGGACGAGCTCGGGCAGGACTACCTGGAGGTCCGGGACCTCACCGTCGACTTCGAAGGCTTCAAGGCCGTCGACGGCGTCGACCTGACGTTGCTGCAGGGGCGGCTGCACTTCCTGATCGGGCCGAACGGGGCCGGCAAGACCACGCTGGTCGACGCCCTCACGGGCCTGGTACCGGCGACCGGCCTCGCGCGCTACCGCAACCGGGACCTGCTCACGATGAAGCCCCACCAGATCGTCAGGTCCGGGATCGGCCGCACCTTCCAGACAGCCACGGTGTTCGAGCACCTCAGCGTGCTCCAGAACCTGGACATCGCCGGCGGCGTCCACCGCAAGGCATGGCGGTTGCCGCTCGCCCGCCGGGGGACGCCTGACTACGTCCAGCACGCCCTGGAGACGATCGGCCTCACTGACCTGCGGGACCGGCCCGCGGGGGTCCTGGCGCATGGTCAGAAGCAGTGGCTCGAGATCGGGATGCTCCTGGTCCAGGACGCCAAGGTGATGTTCCTCGACGAGACGGTGGCGGGCATGAGCCACGAGGAGCGCGACGCCACCGGCGAGCTGCTCCAGCGGATCGGGTCGGAGCGGACGACCGTGGTCATCGAGCACGACATGGACTTCGTCCGGAGCTTCGCAGACGTGGTCACGGTGATGCACGCAGGGAAGGTGCTGGCCGAAGGGTCTCTCGCAGAGATCCAGTCCGACGCCCGCGTCCAGGAGGTCTATCTCGGACGAGCCGCCACCGCGGTGGCGGACACCGTCGAGGCCACCTACATCGAGGAGGGCGTCTGA
- the urtA gene encoding urea ABC transporter substrate-binding protein, whose amino-acid sequence MLNTRTRTTVATAAVLVAAATLSSCGGTKSGAEASAASSCVETDGDSIKLGFLNSTSGAMSISEQTVRDSLNLAAAEINASGGILDKEIEVVEEDGASDPAIFAEKIGKLLTSDCVAAVFGGWTSASRKAMLPVVEANNGLLFYPVQYEGLEASENIYYTGATTNQQIIPAMDFLKAKGVKTLFLAGSDYVFPRTANKIIKQYAAELGIEIVGEEYVPLDKDDWSTQVAKIVKAKPDFVFNTINGSSNVGFIKAYYEQGLSPETSPIISVSIAEEEAPSMGKDVTGQFAAWNYFQSVESPTNETFIEAFQEKYPDRPTSDPMEAAYTSLYLYKNMVEKAESFDVDELNDAADGVTFDAPEGEVTINGENHHIAKTALIGRINADNQFDIVWSSEEPIEPDPFLEGYSWWNPDAE is encoded by the coding sequence GTGTTGAACACACGCACACGTACGACCGTGGCCACTGCCGCGGTCCTGGTCGCTGCTGCGACCCTCAGCTCCTGTGGCGGCACGAAGTCGGGAGCGGAGGCATCCGCTGCATCGTCCTGCGTCGAGACGGACGGTGACTCGATCAAGCTCGGGTTCCTCAACTCCACCAGTGGCGCGATGTCCATCAGCGAGCAGACCGTCCGTGACTCGCTGAACCTGGCGGCAGCCGAGATCAACGCATCCGGCGGGATCCTCGACAAGGAGATCGAGGTCGTCGAGGAGGACGGCGCCTCGGACCCGGCGATCTTCGCCGAGAAGATCGGCAAGCTCCTCACCAGCGACTGCGTCGCCGCGGTGTTCGGCGGCTGGACGTCGGCCTCCCGCAAGGCGATGCTCCCGGTCGTCGAGGCCAACAACGGGCTGCTCTTCTACCCCGTGCAGTACGAAGGGCTCGAGGCCTCCGAGAACATCTACTACACCGGCGCCACGACCAACCAGCAGATCATCCCCGCCATGGACTTCCTCAAGGCCAAGGGTGTGAAGACGCTCTTCCTCGCGGGCTCCGACTACGTGTTCCCGCGCACGGCGAACAAGATCATCAAGCAGTACGCCGCGGAGCTGGGCATCGAGATCGTGGGGGAGGAGTACGTCCCGCTGGACAAGGACGACTGGTCGACCCAGGTCGCCAAGATCGTCAAGGCGAAGCCCGACTTCGTGTTCAACACGATCAACGGCTCGTCCAACGTCGGGTTCATCAAGGCCTACTACGAGCAGGGCCTCAGCCCGGAGACCTCGCCCATCATCTCGGTGTCGATCGCCGAGGAGGAGGCGCCGTCGATGGGGAAGGACGTGACGGGCCAGTTCGCCGCCTGGAACTACTTCCAGTCCGTGGAGTCGCCGACGAACGAGACGTTCATCGAGGCGTTCCAGGAGAAGTACCCAGACCGGCCCACCTCTGACCCGATGGAGGCGGCGTACACCTCGCTCTACCTGTACAAGAACATGGTGGAGAAGGCGGAGTCCTTCGACGTCGACGAACTGAACGATGCAGCCGACGGCGTGACCTTCGACGCCCCCGAGGGCGAGGTCACGATCAACGGGGAGAACCACCACATCGCCAAGACCGCCCTGATCGGCCGGATCAACGCCGACAACCAGTTCGACATCGTCTGGTCCTCCGAGGAGCCCATCGAGCCGGATCCCTTCCTGGAGGGCTACTCCTGGTGGAACCCCGACGCGGAGTGA
- a CDS encoding urease subunit gamma yields MHLTPADTEKLLLAVAGMVARDRLARGVRLNHPETVALLSTWVIERARDGMSVTDLMELGRDVLTREQVMPEVAAMLTDVQVEATFPDGRKLVTIHQPIA; encoded by the coding sequence ATGCACCTCACTCCAGCAGACACCGAGAAGCTGCTGCTCGCGGTGGCCGGCATGGTCGCCCGAGACCGGCTGGCCCGCGGCGTCAGGCTCAACCACCCGGAGACAGTGGCCCTCCTGAGCACGTGGGTGATCGAACGGGCGCGCGACGGAATGAGCGTGACGGACCTGATGGAGCTCGGCCGCGACGTGCTCACCCGTGAGCAGGTCATGCCGGAGGTCGCCGCGATGCTCACCGACGTCCAGGTGGAGGCCACCTTCCCCGACGGCCGCAAGCTCGTCACGATCCACCAGCCCATCGCGTGA
- a CDS encoding urease accessory protein UreF yields MSHAMSGVPVDLLLMLLGDARLPVAGHTQSAGLEPAVQGGLTVGEVPLYISARLSTAVRVEAGTAVVALHHLTRGLPLEPVVSAWAARTPSPALRRTSRTQARALNRLAGRLWPDAEPVARAAAMPGVPRPVASAATAAAVGLDAPSLARLIGYDDVQTVASAALKLLPLDPAVATGWVHDALPAVAAAAESVARLTCPAEIPATAGPQTESWAETHAHSTRRLFSA; encoded by the coding sequence ATGAGTCACGCGATGTCGGGTGTCCCGGTCGACCTGCTCCTGATGCTGCTCGGTGACGCGCGCCTGCCGGTGGCCGGCCACACCCAGTCGGCCGGCCTGGAACCAGCGGTCCAGGGCGGGCTGACGGTCGGCGAGGTGCCGCTCTACATCTCGGCGCGGCTGTCGACGGCCGTGCGCGTCGAGGCCGGGACGGCGGTGGTGGCGCTCCACCACCTGACCCGCGGCCTGCCGCTGGAGCCGGTGGTCAGCGCGTGGGCGGCGCGCACGCCCAGCCCGGCCCTGCGGCGTACGTCGCGGACCCAGGCCCGGGCCCTGAACCGACTCGCCGGCCGCCTGTGGCCCGACGCCGAGCCCGTGGCTCGTGCCGCTGCGATGCCGGGCGTCCCGCGGCCGGTCGCGTCGGCCGCGACGGCTGCAGCGGTGGGACTGGACGCGCCCTCCCTGGCCCGCCTGATCGGGTACGACGACGTCCAGACCGTTGCCTCGGCGGCCCTCAAGCTGCTGCCCCTCGATCCGGCCGTCGCGACCGGGTGGGTGCACGACGCGCTGCCCGCCGTCGCGGCGGCGGCCGAGTCGGTGGCGCGACTGACCTGTCCCGCCGAGATCCCGGCAACCGCAGGACCCCAGACCGAGTCGTGGGCCGAGACCCACGCCCACAGCACCAGGAGGTTGTTCAGTGCCTGA
- the chrA gene encoding chromate efflux transporter, protein MVATSHDDRRSTEQPAHNHDVIPLREATRAWFAISLQTFGGPAGQIAVMQRTLVDEKRWIGQQRFLFALSYCTLLPGPEAQQLATYVGWLLNGVKGALVAGILFILPGVAALLALSAVYVAFGDTTLVEALFLGLGPAVIAIVIQAVIRVARKGLAHPALVGLAVASFVALTFVAVPFPVVVGVAAVIGWVLGGLIPSLTTPRAAATDDGPAPLISDDALHTERPSGRRAAGILAIGLVLWFAPVVLAALAFGRSSIFVDQGLFFSGAAVVTFGGAYAVLAYVAQQAVNVYGWLAPGEMVRGLALAETTPGPLIMVVQFVAFVGAYRAPGDLDPWVAATLAALLVTWVTFVPCFLFILLGAPYVERLRGNRALSAALTGITAAVVGVIASLAVFFAQHTLFDETSRLTFGLLDVEYPHLASIQWAPLAITLLGCALTFGRGWSVLRTLGVCALVGLVVGVLPHAL, encoded by the coding sequence GTGGTTGCGACATCCCACGACGACCGTCGGAGCACGGAGCAGCCGGCGCACAACCACGACGTCATCCCGCTCCGCGAGGCGACCAGGGCGTGGTTCGCCATCTCGCTGCAGACCTTCGGCGGTCCGGCGGGACAGATCGCGGTCATGCAACGCACCCTGGTCGACGAGAAGCGCTGGATCGGACAGCAGCGCTTCCTCTTCGCACTCTCCTACTGCACCCTGCTTCCCGGCCCGGAGGCGCAGCAGCTGGCGACCTACGTCGGCTGGCTCCTCAACGGCGTCAAGGGCGCCCTGGTGGCAGGCATCCTCTTCATCCTGCCCGGCGTGGCCGCGCTGCTCGCCCTCTCGGCGGTCTACGTCGCCTTCGGCGACACGACCCTGGTCGAGGCGCTCTTCCTCGGACTCGGCCCGGCCGTCATCGCCATCGTCATCCAGGCGGTGATCCGTGTTGCTCGCAAGGGCCTCGCCCACCCTGCCCTGGTCGGCCTCGCCGTCGCCTCCTTCGTCGCCCTCACCTTCGTCGCTGTTCCCTTCCCCGTCGTGGTCGGCGTGGCCGCGGTCATCGGATGGGTGCTGGGCGGGCTCATCCCGTCCCTCACGACCCCCCGGGCCGCCGCGACCGACGACGGCCCGGCACCACTGATCAGCGACGACGCACTGCACACCGAACGCCCCTCAGGACGCCGCGCCGCAGGAATCCTGGCGATCGGGCTCGTGCTGTGGTTCGCACCGGTGGTCCTGGCCGCTCTCGCGTTCGGACGGTCCAGCATCTTCGTCGACCAGGGCCTCTTCTTCTCCGGCGCCGCCGTCGTCACCTTCGGTGGTGCGTACGCCGTCCTCGCCTACGTCGCCCAGCAGGCCGTCAACGTCTACGGGTGGCTGGCGCCGGGCGAGATGGTCCGGGGCCTCGCCCTGGCGGAGACCACTCCCGGTCCGCTGATCATGGTGGTCCAGTTCGTCGCGTTCGTCGGCGCCTACCGCGCTCCGGGCGACCTCGACCCGTGGGTGGCGGCCACCCTCGCGGCACTCCTCGTCACCTGGGTGACCTTCGTGCCGTGCTTCCTGTTCATCCTGCTCGGGGCGCCGTACGTCGAGCGGCTGCGCGGCAACCGCGCACTCTCCGCCGCGCTGACCGGGATCACCGCTGCCGTCGTCGGGGTCATCGCCAGCCTCGCCGTGTTCTTCGCCCAGCACACGCTCTTCGACGAGACGAGTCGACTGACCTTCGGGCTCCTCGACGTCGAGTACCCCCACCTGGCGTCGATCCAGTGGGCGCCCCTGGCGATCACCCTCCTCGGCTGCGCTCTCACCTTCGGGCGCGGCTGGTCGGTGCTGCGCACACTGGGGGTCTGCGCCCTCGTGGGTCTCGTGGTCGGCGTGCTCCCGCACGCCCTCTGA